The Latilactobacillus sakei subsp. sakei DSM 20017 = JCM 1157 genome includes a window with the following:
- a CDS encoding MarR family transcriptional regulator, which translates to MKNKKQQVLALSQWYFETSVISKQLNSLCRTRCMTFEQFLFLEQLVQYGTQSPSELAVKFNTSGPIVTRKLNTLKDKGLIKKTRGTRLDQRVVSISMTEQGKVLYDQLSAELASWYQQQQATETATFKRFFLVG; encoded by the coding sequence TTGAAAAATAAAAAGCAACAGGTATTAGCATTAAGCCAATGGTATTTTGAAACGAGTGTTATTTCGAAGCAATTAAATAGTTTGTGTCGGACGCGCTGTATGACGTTTGAGCAGTTCTTATTTTTAGAACAACTTGTGCAATATGGGACGCAATCACCTAGCGAATTGGCGGTTAAGTTTAATACATCGGGTCCTATTGTGACTCGAAAGCTCAATACGTTAAAGGATAAAGGTTTGATTAAAAAGACTCGTGGGACACGATTAGATCAGCGAGTAGTTAGTATCTCAATGACAGAACAAGGAAAAGTACTCTACGACCAATTATCTGCAGAATTAGCAAGTTGGTACCAACAACAACAGGCCACAGAAACTGCGACTTTTAAACGTTTCTTTCTAGTTGGCTAA
- a CDS encoding FAD-dependent oxidoreductase produces MRIVVIGSVAAGTSVAAKARRNNEDHEIVVYEKGTDISYSVCGMPFYLGGEVEALDDLIPRDASWFKTRFNVDIITATEVVSIDEVHQTLLVKHLPTNEIVEDHYDKLVLATGAAPRVIAPFDQGYDNVFTLHHMNDTRAIDDYLKTKSISNVLIFGTGYVGLEMAEQFHRRGLSVTLVQRSRQIMTNYDGEIAYRAEQVILENGVNVIKGVTTESLEVEEQRITAVKLSDGTQLPADLVLLATGVIPQTQLVHHMGIAKGTSGAIQVTDRMLTSVPNIYAVGDVAESFSLIDGSPLYRPMGSTANKMGRIAGDAMTGGALAHRGILGTGIVRLFDTTVAQTGFTEKVARAKGYEIDVLYNIKPGHADYLNGTENVIKAITDHQTGRLLGAQIIGQDGVDKRIDVFVTAISFGAKVADLFHLDLAYQPLYATTKDPVLYTGMALENARNGRPLLSPIELYQQLTMGDSLQVIDVRSQKQYEQQHIETAISMPLGEIRKRIAELDPTMPTVVYCNKGVTGNAAQNLLLNMGFETVYNLSGGHKNYQLVKTYLQQNG; encoded by the coding sequence ATGAGAATCGTCGTAATTGGTTCAGTAGCAGCAGGGACGAGTGTTGCTGCTAAGGCCCGGCGGAACAATGAGGATCACGAAATTGTGGTCTACGAAAAAGGAACCGATATCTCGTATTCAGTTTGTGGCATGCCATTTTATCTCGGGGGTGAAGTTGAAGCGCTCGATGACTTAATTCCGCGGGACGCATCTTGGTTTAAAACCCGTTTTAACGTTGATATTATAACGGCCACAGAAGTCGTTTCAATTGATGAGGTCCACCAAACGCTACTGGTCAAGCATTTACCGACTAATGAAATTGTTGAAGATCACTATGACAAGCTGGTTTTAGCAACCGGTGCAGCACCACGCGTGATCGCACCATTTGATCAAGGTTATGACAATGTTTTTACACTGCATCATATGAACGATACCCGTGCAATTGATGACTATCTCAAAACGAAATCTATTTCCAATGTGCTTATTTTTGGAACGGGGTATGTTGGTCTTGAAATGGCGGAACAATTCCATCGACGGGGATTATCAGTGACCCTTGTGCAACGCAGTCGGCAAATCATGACCAATTATGATGGCGAAATCGCGTATCGCGCCGAACAAGTGATCCTTGAAAATGGCGTGAATGTCATTAAAGGCGTGACGACTGAGTCACTGGAAGTCGAAGAACAACGAATTACCGCCGTGAAGTTGAGTGATGGCACCCAATTACCAGCCGATTTAGTACTATTGGCAACGGGGGTTATCCCACAAACGCAATTAGTCCATCATATGGGAATTGCCAAGGGGACCTCTGGCGCAATACAAGTGACCGATAGAATGCTAACCTCGGTCCCAAACATCTATGCGGTGGGGGACGTTGCCGAAAGCTTTTCCTTAATTGACGGGTCACCACTTTACCGACCAATGGGCTCAACTGCCAATAAGATGGGACGGATTGCAGGGGATGCAATGACTGGTGGTGCATTAGCACATCGCGGTATTTTAGGCACTGGTATTGTCCGGTTATTTGATACGACAGTTGCCCAGACTGGTTTTACGGAAAAGGTCGCACGGGCAAAAGGTTATGAAATCGATGTGTTATACAATATCAAACCGGGACATGCTGATTACCTAAACGGCACGGAAAATGTCATCAAAGCAATCACCGATCATCAAACAGGACGTTTACTTGGCGCACAAATTATCGGGCAAGATGGTGTTGATAAGCGAATCGATGTCTTTGTGACGGCCATTTCGTTTGGCGCCAAAGTGGCTGATTTGTTCCACCTCGACTTAGCCTATCAACCGCTCTACGCAACAACTAAGGATCCAGTGTTGTATACGGGGATGGCGTTGGAAAATGCGCGCAACGGCAGACCGTTATTATCGCCAATCGAACTCTATCAACAACTAACCATGGGGGATAGTCTGCAGGTGATTGATGTCCGTTCGCAAAAACAATATGAACAACAACATATCGAAACAGCGATCAGTATGCCCTTAGGTGAAATCAGAAAACGAATTGCTGAATTAGATCCTACGATGCCGACAGTTGTTTATTGCAACAAGGGTGTTACGGGGAATGCTGCGCAAAACTTACTATTAAATATGGGCTTTGAGACCGTTTATAATCTGAGTGGCGGTCATAAGAATTACCAGTTGGTTAAAACCTACTTACAACAAAACGGATAA
- a CDS encoding DUF916 and DUF3324 domain-containing protein has translation MKRKYRLMIWGLVLFMSVFVNVKVADAANNAGFEVIPVASKQQLNQKVTYFDLKLAPNQATTVTVNVKSTSQTPITVETSVAKATTNTNGVVEYKAFKQNKSWGLPANIEKVVTTDQNKIQLQPGEVKPVAYQIKMPKAAFDGELVGGLNFVKKVTDDKVKTNSSMGVKNQYAYTIAMVLHGQQELTKNKMSLGKITTRQINNRNVISIPLNNQTAAFLNKVTTKVTIKKQGQAKAVYTQKTSDGQMAPNSVYELPVRIGETAFRPGRYTAQVVVTSKQQHWQFTKDFTITKKQARHYNQKAVIKEDDSWLGLSLIITGIVLLLILIIVIYWRKQRRIKLLESELAASKRDSNQ, from the coding sequence ATGAAACGCAAATATCGTTTAATGATCTGGGGACTCGTTTTATTCATGAGCGTGTTCGTTAATGTTAAAGTAGCCGACGCCGCTAATAACGCCGGCTTTGAAGTGATTCCGGTCGCCTCTAAACAACAGTTAAATCAAAAAGTAACCTATTTTGATTTAAAACTAGCGCCAAACCAAGCCACAACGGTGACGGTGAATGTTAAGAGTACGAGTCAAACACCCATCACTGTTGAAACCTCAGTGGCCAAAGCAACTACGAATACCAACGGGGTTGTTGAATATAAGGCTTTTAAACAAAATAAAAGTTGGGGACTACCTGCTAATATTGAAAAAGTAGTCACGACTGATCAAAATAAAATACAATTACAGCCGGGCGAAGTGAAACCCGTGGCTTATCAAATTAAGATGCCCAAAGCGGCGTTTGATGGCGAACTCGTGGGTGGGTTGAATTTTGTTAAAAAGGTGACCGATGACAAAGTAAAAACTAACAGTAGTATGGGTGTTAAGAACCAATACGCCTATACAATCGCAATGGTCTTACATGGGCAACAAGAATTAACAAAAAATAAAATGAGTCTGGGTAAGATAACGACGCGCCAAATTAATAATCGCAACGTCATCAGTATCCCGTTGAATAACCAAACTGCCGCCTTTTTAAATAAGGTGACAACGAAGGTCACAATTAAAAAGCAAGGGCAAGCCAAAGCAGTTTATACACAAAAAACATCTGACGGTCAGATGGCACCTAATTCAGTTTACGAGTTGCCGGTTAGGATTGGTGAAACGGCCTTTAGACCAGGTCGGTATACGGCACAGGTCGTAGTAACGTCTAAACAACAACACTGGCAATTTACCAAAGACTTTACGATTACTAAAAAACAAGCACGGCACTATAACCAAAAAGCGGTGATTAAAGAAGACGATTCATGGTTAGGTCTAAGTCTAATCATTACCGGCATTGTATTGTTATTAATCTTAATCATTGTGATTTATTGGCGGAAACAACGTCGAATCAAGTTATTAGAAAGTGAATTAGCAGCCAGTAAACGAGACAGCAATCAATAG
- a CDS encoding helix-turn-helix domain-containing protein has protein sequence MEYLLEAEDYQSLLLFAYIESSPTNAVSVKMIEDKFDLTYFKVNRLMGDLIQDLEKLDLDQYFYIEKENGEYHYRKNGLDSIKRLLWVYCRRSLSFSLIDFMLKHPGATIEEFSDEAYISLTKAYKVRKSVRTFLKEYQIKGFDTKNVHDEFRLRLVLTQLYYHAFKDYELPFEQVKIQRADYLVELIGKQGIIATMTDAKRVFLTFYCLIASTRIQQGFEFNVEPAWQAKLGEYQSQIEQVQAQWPKGMLPIKSDEIAYLCQLLNILGWEKAPHQNVDLLPADFKKRVLAILQSSFRKHQEPVQLNLTDSPILGKLWKLCQRYYYDDNIVLDGFFSTNLSVFEENYYELYQGCLRFIDTLEEEQLLKKVKNHKTFIMELVMIALNNLDFKALVPSITVTVNFSLGMSYNRFIESNLRALPFNNIQINNQYSEETDIYLSDVLSRHVQSDYIIWNSPPNAIDWEVFGNLVARIKEAKRCD, from the coding sequence ATGGAATACTTATTGGAAGCAGAAGATTACCAGAGCCTTCTTTTATTTGCTTATATCGAATCTTCACCGACGAATGCTGTTTCGGTTAAAATGATCGAAGATAAGTTTGATTTAACTTATTTTAAGGTTAATCGTTTAATGGGAGATTTAATTCAAGATTTAGAAAAATTAGATTTGGATCAGTATTTTTATATTGAAAAAGAAAATGGTGAATACCACTATCGAAAAAACGGCTTAGATTCAATCAAACGCTTGCTGTGGGTTTATTGTCGACGCTCGCTGAGTTTTAGTCTGATTGATTTCATGCTCAAACACCCTGGGGCAACAATTGAAGAGTTTTCGGATGAAGCCTACATTAGTTTGACGAAAGCTTATAAGGTTCGTAAATCTGTTCGGACCTTCTTGAAGGAATACCAAATTAAAGGGTTCGATACTAAAAATGTGCATGATGAATTCCGATTACGGTTAGTCTTAACGCAACTTTATTACCATGCGTTTAAAGATTATGAATTACCGTTTGAACAGGTTAAAATTCAACGTGCAGATTATCTGGTTGAGCTTATTGGAAAACAAGGTATTATTGCGACTATGACGGATGCTAAGCGGGTCTTTTTAACCTTTTATTGTTTGATTGCTAGTACACGCATACAGCAAGGGTTTGAATTTAATGTTGAACCAGCATGGCAAGCAAAACTTGGCGAATATCAGTCGCAAATAGAACAAGTACAAGCACAATGGCCTAAAGGCATGTTGCCAATTAAGTCGGACGAGATTGCCTATTTATGTCAGCTATTAAATATTTTGGGCTGGGAAAAAGCACCTCATCAAAATGTTGATTTATTGCCAGCTGATTTTAAAAAGCGGGTCTTGGCGATTTTGCAGTCATCGTTTAGAAAACATCAAGAACCGGTGCAATTAAATCTAACAGATAGTCCAATTCTTGGAAAATTATGGAAACTTTGTCAACGTTATTACTACGATGATAATATCGTCTTAGATGGTTTTTTCAGTACTAACTTGAGCGTCTTTGAAGAAAACTATTACGAGTTGTATCAAGGTTGTCTAAGGTTTATTGATACGTTGGAAGAAGAACAGTTATTGAAGAAAGTGAAAAACCATAAGACCTTTATCATGGAGCTTGTCATGATTGCGTTGAACAATTTGGATTTTAAAGCACTTGTCCCAAGTATTACGGTAACCGTTAACTTTTCACTAGGAATGTCGTATAATCGGTTCATTGAATCTAATTTACGGGCATTGCCATTTAATAATATTCAGATTAATAATCAATATTCAGAAGAAACGGATATTTATTTATCGGATGTTTTGAGTCGACATGTCCAATCCGACTACATTATTTGGAATAGTCCGCCAAATGCAATTGATTGGGAAGTATTCGGTAATTTAGTGGCACGGATTAAGGAGGCTAAACGATGCGATTAA
- a CDS encoding mucin-binding protein, with product MHLKHAIKAAPDESKQVKRTIHYRYQSNKQAAPDVVDKITFTRHDQIDQVTNQSIGFTKWVSTEGTTTFAKQTSPVIKGYTADQLTVPAVENITQDSADITATVTYTGQAQKATVTYQRSDNQAVIQADQLTGVSGQISVYRTDATLAALADKGYTVADNPYPSDGLVFDDDVAVDQNVTVLLNYNPYYNRVYFKSVPSEMDFGQHTLASTTESYQPTVNQALSIQDERALGSKWTLKAALVQPFTGDTQKAPLEGDLTYQRANQLPTMITAQSTIIATTTTTSHDPVDISGQWQNQLGPQLVVPVGGALIDQYAAQVEWTLEDGVANE from the coding sequence GTGCACTTAAAACATGCGATTAAAGCGGCACCGGATGAAAGCAAGCAAGTCAAACGAACGATTCATTATCGCTATCAATCTAATAAGCAAGCAGCACCGGATGTGGTCGATAAAATAACCTTTACAAGACATGACCAGATTGATCAAGTCACCAACCAATCGATTGGCTTTACGAAGTGGGTCTCAACAGAAGGGACAACGACGTTTGCAAAACAGACGAGTCCGGTGATTAAAGGTTATACCGCTGATCAATTAACTGTTCCGGCGGTTGAAAATATTACTCAAGACTCAGCCGATATTACGGCGACGGTCACTTACACAGGACAAGCGCAAAAAGCCACGGTTACTTATCAACGAAGCGATAATCAGGCCGTCATTCAAGCCGATCAATTAACCGGCGTCAGTGGCCAAATCAGTGTTTATCGAACCGACGCTACTTTAGCAGCCTTAGCGGATAAGGGCTATACCGTTGCCGATAATCCATATCCGAGCGATGGCTTAGTATTTGATGATGATGTGGCTGTCGATCAGAACGTGACGGTGTTACTGAATTACAATCCGTATTATAACCGAGTCTATTTTAAATCAGTGCCTAGTGAGATGGACTTTGGCCAACATACTTTGGCAAGTACGACTGAAAGTTATCAACCAACAGTCAATCAAGCATTAAGCATCCAGGACGAACGCGCACTAGGATCGAAGTGGACTTTGAAAGCAGCACTCGTACAACCTTTTACAGGTGATACGCAAAAAGCACCGCTAGAAGGCGACTTAACTTACCAGCGTGCCAACCAATTACCAACGATGATTACGGCGCAATCAACGATTATTGCGACGACTACAACGACGAGTCATGATCCGGTTGATATTTCTGGGCAATGGCAGAATCAATTAGGGCCGCAATTAGTCGTGCCAGTCGGCGGTGCTTTAATCGATCAATACGCGGCTCAAGTCGAATGGACGTTGGAAGATGGTGTTGCTAACGAATAA
- a CDS encoding DUF4352 domain-containing protein, with protein MVKMKRVWQFGAVSLASMVLLAGCSSKSNKEGQATASTGAVGLSVKSGVYVVPDGKKASDSKKYLALNIKIDNKTKKALSVSSYDMSLYDKDGNKMADTSVYDDDNGFQELESGNISGGKSTTGYVVFNVQKGQEYELHYKGNDGEEKQKDVKVKIDADKYPDHTKQMTKLAKEYVDQVFLGTKADDKAALTNDLQKEHDDFKTAFAERLGKQFDNYKPSTAELQKVVTSFNQINAKKATVEYSVAEMLPKAAIIYVKSEVINFDDVDFEAIIDDFTDKHEDKYDDYEKATQDAEKYLLQQLPTKFESAKVSTPEYMDGEGYKVKLVKEKGKWTIDSEDSSDNYDFGELQTAFMGGLDD; from the coding sequence ATGGTGAAAATGAAACGCGTATGGCAATTTGGGGCAGTGAGCTTAGCTAGCATGGTGTTGTTAGCAGGCTGTTCATCGAAATCAAACAAGGAAGGTCAAGCAACGGCGAGCACAGGGGCAGTTGGTCTTTCCGTGAAGAGTGGGGTCTATGTGGTGCCCGACGGTAAAAAGGCGAGTGACAGTAAGAAATATTTGGCTTTAAACATCAAAATTGATAATAAAACCAAAAAGGCCCTATCAGTATCATCATATGACATGAGCTTATATGATAAAGACGGTAATAAAATGGCCGATACCAGTGTCTACGATGATGATAATGGGTTCCAAGAATTAGAAAGTGGTAATATTTCTGGTGGTAAGAGTACAACCGGCTATGTTGTTTTTAACGTTCAAAAAGGCCAAGAATATGAATTGCATTATAAGGGTAACGATGGCGAAGAAAAGCAAAAAGATGTGAAGGTCAAGATTGATGCCGACAAGTATCCAGATCATACCAAACAAATGACGAAACTCGCTAAGGAATATGTCGACCAAGTTTTCTTAGGCACTAAGGCTGACGATAAAGCGGCCTTAACGAATGATTTACAAAAGGAGCATGACGATTTTAAAACGGCTTTTGCAGAAAGACTAGGTAAACAGTTTGATAATTACAAACCATCAACTGCAGAATTACAAAAAGTGGTCACTAGTTTCAACCAAATCAATGCCAAAAAAGCAACTGTTGAATATTCGGTCGCTGAGATGCTTCCTAAGGCAGCAATCATTTACGTTAAATCGGAAGTGATTAACTTCGATGATGTTGATTTCGAAGCAATTATTGATGATTTTACGGATAAACATGAAGATAAGTATGATGATTATGAAAAAGCGACACAAGATGCCGAAAAATATCTCTTGCAACAATTACCAACCAAATTCGAAAGTGCCAAAGTCAGCACACCAGAATATATGGATGGTGAGGGGTATAAAGTTAAGTTAGTCAAAGAAAAAGGAAAATGGACTATTGATAGCGAAGACAGCTCAGACAACTATGATTTTGGTGAATTGCAAACAGCCTTTATGGGTGGCTTAGATGACTAA
- a CDS encoding WxL domain-containing protein: protein MKKFMMSTLLLSGMLSISMGQVHAADTDSHDTTGKVGFKAPDTGGLTMTNTDALNIDFGSNPISADDKTYSNINDAKATVQDIRGTAAGWTLTVAQNAQFKTSDNTELTGAQITIKTPTLDTASTATATVDQSLVLTTDNTAHKIMGAAAGEGNGTAIADMNTGSVTLDVPGKTVKVAKDYTTMLTWNLADAPADN from the coding sequence ATGAAAAAATTTATGATGAGTACTTTATTATTGAGCGGGATGTTAAGCATTTCAATGGGCCAAGTACATGCGGCCGATACTGATAGCCACGATACGACTGGTAAGGTTGGTTTTAAAGCACCAGATACTGGTGGTTTAACAATGACTAATACAGATGCTTTAAATATCGATTTTGGGTCAAATCCCATCTCAGCGGATGATAAGACCTATTCCAATATCAATGATGCTAAAGCAACCGTTCAAGATATTCGAGGGACAGCAGCTGGCTGGACATTGACAGTTGCCCAAAATGCGCAATTTAAAACGAGTGATAACACTGAATTAACAGGTGCGCAAATAACAATCAAAACACCAACATTAGATACTGCTTCAACAGCCACAGCAACTGTCGATCAAAGCTTGGTATTAACAACTGATAATACAGCTCACAAAATAATGGGTGCTGCAGCAGGTGAAGGTAATGGGACTGCCATTGCTGACATGAATACGGGCTCAGTGACATTAGACGTTCCTGGTAAGACAGTTAAAGTGGCTAAGGATTATACAACAATGTTGACTTGGAATTTAGCAGATGCCCCAGCCGACAACTAA
- a CDS encoding LPXTG cell wall anchor domain-containing protein — protein MRWLKNKSKFVVLMLIIGSGLIVVNPTHTSANAQTATKSVARVGFYETGQPHKQAPIQTETKQQARLPQTGTSSVGLSTIVGIVLLIGSLGLFKQRRGNF, from the coding sequence TTGCGCTGGTTAAAAAACAAATCAAAATTTGTGGTGCTAATGTTGATCATCGGAAGCGGCCTAATCGTTGTAAACCCAACTCATACAAGTGCTAACGCACAAACAGCGACTAAGAGTGTTGCACGAGTTGGCTTTTACGAAACAGGTCAACCACACAAGCAAGCGCCAATACAAACCGAAACAAAACAGCAAGCTAGATTGCCACAGACCGGGACAAGCTCAGTCGGGTTAAGCACGATTGTGGGCATTGTTTTACTGATCGGCAGTTTAGGGTTATTCAAACAAAGACGGGGGAATTTTTAA
- a CDS encoding WxL domain-containing protein, with amino-acid sequence MNIFLVDNGRKIPFSYFPARGLTSSYDYALTKEKDQTGQSIGDTSISRHFNSFKVYRGTDSKGQAVLKAEGQVQYLIDTYQVELVLRPSLKKPVIQQELYIANDSYLLPREAGIFFAKDTALNGNDGAPVYAQADNAGLSIANDGYKLFMNMNTADGPLHYMATDFSKSGLAYDSSNYDYRHYRPATFSGVGLEADNLAEGGTDQIAGAEDATKILIHKKQVALDKQVRNETMGEKDYQTTTTVHPDDTIDYRIRFSADDKMTDKISTTELQDTLPKGLTLVPDSILIKYSDGTSEKASDLKAVKLHALTAGQHADIEYQVKVAHDQIPDIDLKNTVTSKTAIADSTTVLRGATDATVKSAKPAKGQITFHYIDWATGSPIGAKAVTVKGLIGKPVSEATLADVSGHQDPNQIRPANISSYVPVDYTDQADLSTAKFYRIKDVDPLITATPQDYTFRYERSRLAMTVPADMNFNPTSDTQAERTYYLPGQREGDKKVPYGVEVSDYWGINDWQLGVSQTTQFTGQYTDHYQKTRDVQLDNAQLQFNNANFKLVQTDGNNSQQNNDQIESIAAFSLIPGDKPKTLVTYHKRGQYRHQQTDNKGNLTYDLPGYSIYQYRFGDPQTADYSIGLHVPQTTKRYQTHYQTTLKWHLTVAP; translated from the coding sequence ATGAATATCTTTTTAGTGGATAATGGCCGTAAAATACCGTTTTCTTATTTTCCGGCCCGTGGCTTAACCAGTTCGTATGATTATGCATTAACCAAGGAAAAGGATCAAACCGGTCAATCGATTGGTGATACGTCGATTAGTAGACATTTTAATTCGTTTAAGGTATACCGTGGAACGGATTCAAAAGGACAAGCAGTATTGAAGGCTGAAGGACAAGTGCAGTATCTGATAGATACCTATCAAGTTGAATTAGTCCTACGACCATCGCTGAAGAAGCCAGTCATTCAACAAGAGTTGTATATTGCCAATGATAGTTATCTTTTACCAAGAGAGGCAGGCATCTTTTTTGCAAAAGATACTGCTTTAAATGGTAACGATGGCGCCCCAGTTTACGCCCAGGCAGATAATGCGGGATTATCTATTGCAAATGATGGGTATAAACTCTTCATGAATATGAATACGGCAGATGGGCCACTTCATTATATGGCAACCGATTTTTCTAAAAGTGGATTGGCATATGATTCTTCAAACTATGATTATCGACATTATCGACCAGCTACTTTTAGTGGTGTGGGGCTTGAGGCGGATAATCTTGCTGAAGGTGGCACCGATCAGATTGCTGGTGCTGAGGACGCCACCAAGATTTTGATTCATAAAAAGCAAGTGGCATTAGACAAGCAAGTCCGCAATGAAACGATGGGTGAAAAAGACTATCAAACAACAACGACGGTTCATCCAGATGACACGATAGATTATCGCATCCGTTTTTCAGCAGATGATAAGATGACTGACAAAATATCGACAACTGAGTTACAAGATACGTTACCTAAAGGTTTAACGCTGGTCCCTGATTCTATTTTGATTAAATACAGTGACGGAACGAGTGAAAAGGCGAGTGACTTAAAGGCTGTTAAACTCCATGCGTTAACTGCGGGACAGCATGCTGATATTGAATATCAGGTGAAAGTCGCCCATGATCAGATACCAGATATCGATTTAAAAAATACAGTCACTTCCAAAACGGCAATTGCTGATAGTACAACGGTTTTAAGAGGCGCAACTGATGCGACCGTTAAATCAGCTAAACCGGCTAAGGGGCAAATTACTTTCCATTATATTGATTGGGCAACAGGTAGTCCGATTGGCGCTAAAGCGGTGACGGTCAAAGGATTAATTGGTAAGCCAGTTTCTGAAGCGACACTCGCTGATGTCAGTGGGCATCAAGATCCTAACCAAATTCGACCAGCAAATATTTCAAGCTATGTCCCAGTCGACTATACGGACCAAGCGGATTTGAGCACGGCTAAGTTCTACCGGATTAAGGATGTTGATCCGCTAATTACTGCCACGCCGCAAGATTATACGTTCCGTTATGAACGTTCTCGCCTAGCGATGACGGTACCGGCTGACATGAACTTTAACCCCACTTCTGATACGCAAGCGGAACGGACGTATTATCTACCAGGACAACGTGAAGGTGATAAGAAGGTGCCGTATGGGGTTGAAGTTTCCGATTATTGGGGTATTAACGACTGGCAATTAGGTGTCTCTCAGACAACGCAATTTACCGGCCAATATACAGACCATTATCAAAAGACGCGGGATGTTCAACTAGATAATGCGCAGCTTCAATTTAATAATGCTAATTTCAAGCTCGTTCAAACTGATGGCAATAATAGTCAGCAAAATAACGATCAGATTGAAAGTATCGCGGCGTTCAGTTTGATCCCAGGTGATAAGCCCAAAACGTTAGTGACCTACCACAAACGTGGGCAGTATCGACATCAACAAACTGATAATAAGGGGAACCTAACCTATGATTTACCAGGTTATTCGATCTATCAGTACCGCTTTGGCGATCCCCAAACGGCCGATTATAGCATCGGTCTTCACGTCCCACAAACAACCAAACGGTATCAAACGCATTATCAAACAACCCTAAAATGGCATTTAACGGTTGCGCCATAA